The genomic region TCTTGTCGACCATCTCTTCGCCGCCCACCATATCCGCCCCGGCCGCCTCGGCTTCCTTCATTTTATCGCCCGAGGCGATCACCAGGACCTTCTTGGTTTTTCCCAGGCCGTGGGGGAGGACCACGGTGCCGCGGACCATCTGATCCGCGTGTTTGGGGTCGACACCCAGGCGCATGACCACTTCCACCGTCTCATCAAACTTGGTGAAGTGCGTCTTCTTCAGAAGCGGCATGGCCTCCTCCAAGGTATAGCGACGCGCCTCGATCAGTTTATTGGCAGCTTCTCTTTTCTTTCCAAACTTTCTGGCCATGGTATTCCCCATTCTTCAGCGATTGATGTCGTCGGACGTGTTCCGCCCGCCCTATCCCGAAACCACTTCAATGCCCATGCTGCGCGCGGTCCCCCGCACCGTCTCCATAATGGATTCCAGGTTGGTGGCATTGGAGTCGGGCAGTTTGATCTTGGCGATCTCCTCAATCTGTTTTTCCGTGACTTTTCCCACCTTGTTCTTGTTCGGTTCGCCTGAACCCTTGGCAATCCCCGCGGCACGTTTCAAAAGCACGGAGGCGGGCGGGGTCTTGGTGATAAAGGTGAATGACCGGTCCGCAAACACGGTGATGACGACAGGAATGATCAACCCCTCCTGATCCTTCGCCGAGGTCCTCGCATTGAAGGCCTTGCAGAATTCCATGATATTGACGCCCTGGGGCCCCAGCGCCGTGCCGACCGGAGGGGCGGGCGTGGCCTTCCCCGCCGGGATTTGAAG from Terriglobia bacterium harbors:
- the rplK gene encoding 50S ribosomal protein L11 is translated as MKKIIGQVKLQIPAGKATPAPPVGTALGPQGVNIMEFCKAFNARTSAKDQEGLIIPVVITVFADRSFTFITKTPPASVLLKRAAGIAKGSGEPNKNKVGKVTEKQIEEIAKIKLPDSNATNLESIMETVRGTARSMGIEVVSG